Proteins encoded in a region of the Vicia villosa cultivar HV-30 ecotype Madison, WI linkage group LG5, Vvil1.0, whole genome shotgun sequence genome:
- the LOC131604312 gene encoding uncharacterized protein LOC131604312, producing the protein MVSLLKVMWKLKVPPKIKIFVWWLIISRMPTKDQLISRGVTNISTNHIIEFCRIHPETLNHLFFLCQVLKMIWGWILSWLGDGIHLTIEELMDFGSIQEKVKNANVRNKINTIWIATTWSLWLMRNAMIFENVSYSFDVLCSNMLFLYWRWLACSNPLSLSSFYDWYKLPLECRGSRFDLVQFQQKFVLFYQPIVPLDLSIMESP; encoded by the exons ATGGTTAGCTTGTTGAAGGTTATGTGGAAGTTAAAAGTTCCGCCCAAGATCAAGATATTCGTTTGGTGGTTGATTATTTCTAGAATGCCTACTAAAGATCAATTGATTAGTAGAGGAGTTACCAACATCTCCACAAATCATATTATTGAGTTTTGTAGAATTCATCCGGAGactttgaatcatttgtttttcCTATGtcaagttttgaaaatgatttggggATGGATTCTTTCTTGGTTGGGAGATGGCATTCATCTTACTATAGAGGAGTTGATGGACTTTGGTTCTATTCAAGAGAAGGTGAAGAATGCAAATGTTAGGAATAAGATCAATACCATTTGGATTGCTACAACTTGGAGTCTATGGCTCATGAGAAATGCCATGATTTTTGAGAATGTATCTTATTCTTTTGATGTGTTGTGTTCTAATATGTTGTTCTTGTATTGGAGATGGTTAGCTTGTAGTAATCCTTTGTCTTTATCTAGCTTCTACGATTGGTACAAGTTACCATTG GAATGTAGGGGTTCTCGTTTTGATTTGGTGCAATTTCAACAAAAATTTGTTCTCTTTTATCAGCCCATAGTTCCCTTGGATCTTTCTATAATGGAGAGTCCGTAA